In Perca fluviatilis chromosome 18, GENO_Pfluv_1.0, whole genome shotgun sequence, one genomic interval encodes:
- the LOC120547014 gene encoding protein FAM177A1-like isoform X1: MAEISLYLTNVNVSIGQTMNAAQTQSPNPARGFESVELGELKEREEQEQREKVPRRIIHFSSGETMEEYSTDEEEGEDKELERKDLLSSPVEPVRSKLTWGPYFWFHMWRAATSTISACDYLGERMASLFGITSAKYQYAIDEYYRMKKEREEEKEENRLSEEAERSFDQLQSQEDEDEPIAMTEQRDVAAALPDVTYQIENENRAPSSTIRVPAIVTAT, encoded by the exons ATGGCCGAAATATCACTGTATCTCACTAACGTTAATGTGTCGATAGGACAGACCATGAATGCGGCGCAG ACTCAGAGCCCTAACCCGGCCAGAGGCTTTGAGAGTGTGGAGCTGGGggagctgaaagagagagaggaacaggagcagagggagaaGGTACCTCGCAGGATCATCCATTTCTCCAGCGGGGAGACCATGGAGGAGTACAGCACCgacgaggaggagggagaggacaaGGAGCTGGAGAGGAAAGACCTGCTGTCCTCCCCGGTCGAACCGGTGAGG TCAAAGTTGACATGGGGTCCATACTTCTGGTTTCACATGTGGAGAGCTGCCACATCCACCATCTCAG CCTGCGACTACCTGGGGGAGAGGATGGCCTCCCTGTTCGGGATAACGTCAGCCAAATATCAGTATGCTATTGATGAATACTACAGGATGAAGAAAGAG agggaggaagagaaagaggaaaaccGGCTGTCAGAAGAAGCAGAGCGATCCTTTGACCAGCTGCAGTCTCAGGAAGATGAAGACGAACCAATCGCCATGACGGAGCAGCGGGACGTGGCCGCCGCGCTCCCCGATGTGACCTATCAGATCGAGAATGAAAATCGGGCACCTTCGAGCACCATCAGAGTCCCTGCTATCGTCACGGCGACCTAA
- the LOC120547014 gene encoding protein FAM177A1-like isoform X3: MAEISLYLTNVNVSIGQTMNAAQTQSPNPARGFESVELGELKEREEQEQREKVPRRIIHFSSGETMEEYSTDEEEGEDKELERKDLLSSPVEPVRSKLTWGPYFWFHMWRAATSTISACDYLGERMASLFGITSAKYQYAIDEYYRMKKELRSFSGGGGGGRTQHFLTALEGSFISWGKERK, encoded by the exons ATGGCCGAAATATCACTGTATCTCACTAACGTTAATGTGTCGATAGGACAGACCATGAATGCGGCGCAG ACTCAGAGCCCTAACCCGGCCAGAGGCTTTGAGAGTGTGGAGCTGGGggagctgaaagagagagaggaacaggagcagagggagaaGGTACCTCGCAGGATCATCCATTTCTCCAGCGGGGAGACCATGGAGGAGTACAGCACCgacgaggaggagggagaggacaaGGAGCTGGAGAGGAAAGACCTGCTGTCCTCCCCGGTCGAACCGGTGAGG TCAAAGTTGACATGGGGTCCATACTTCTGGTTTCACATGTGGAGAGCTGCCACATCCACCATCTCAG CCTGCGACTACCTGGGGGAGAGGATGGCCTCCCTGTTCGGGATAACGTCAGCCAAATATCAGTATGCTATTGATGAATACTACAGGATGAAGAAAGAG ctcCGAAGCTTCAGTGGCGGTGGCGGCGGTGGGAGGACCCAACATTTTCTGactgcacttgaaggcagctttatttcatggggaaaagagagaaaataa
- the LOC120547014 gene encoding protein FAM177A1-like isoform X2, translated as MAEISLYLTNVNVSIGQTMNAAQTQSPNPARGFESVELGELKEREEQEQREKVPRRIIHFSSGETMEEYSTDEEEGEDKELERKDLLSSPVEPSKLTWGPYFWFHMWRAATSTISACDYLGERMASLFGITSAKYQYAIDEYYRMKKEREEEKEENRLSEEAERSFDQLQSQEDEDEPIAMTEQRDVAAALPDVTYQIENENRAPSSTIRVPAIVTAT; from the exons ATGGCCGAAATATCACTGTATCTCACTAACGTTAATGTGTCGATAGGACAGACCATGAATGCGGCGCAG ACTCAGAGCCCTAACCCGGCCAGAGGCTTTGAGAGTGTGGAGCTGGGggagctgaaagagagagaggaacaggagcagagggagaaGGTACCTCGCAGGATCATCCATTTCTCCAGCGGGGAGACCATGGAGGAGTACAGCACCgacgaggaggagggagaggacaaGGAGCTGGAGAGGAAAGACCTGCTGTCCTCCCCGGTCGAACCG TCAAAGTTGACATGGGGTCCATACTTCTGGTTTCACATGTGGAGAGCTGCCACATCCACCATCTCAG CCTGCGACTACCTGGGGGAGAGGATGGCCTCCCTGTTCGGGATAACGTCAGCCAAATATCAGTATGCTATTGATGAATACTACAGGATGAAGAAAGAG agggaggaagagaaagaggaaaaccGGCTGTCAGAAGAAGCAGAGCGATCCTTTGACCAGCTGCAGTCTCAGGAAGATGAAGACGAACCAATCGCCATGACGGAGCAGCGGGACGTGGCCGCCGCGCTCCCCGATGTGACCTATCAGATCGAGAATGAAAATCGGGCACCTTCGAGCACCATCAGAGTCCCTGCTATCGTCACGGCGACCTAA